In Coccidioides posadasii str. Silveira chromosome 4, complete sequence, one genomic interval encodes:
- a CDS encoding uncharacterized protein (EggNog:ENOG410PJSB~COG:O~BUSCO:3198at33183) → MAETNAAPDGPSNKRSRSQLEEESQENDEVSSSEDDYGPALPTAQPKKKRRKLPYEKLYINALPASPRYSKSLMHKEQLSFVVVTPQTDFLITSSIDGVVKFWKKMAVSVEFVKEFRAHLGEIKSVNASADGRSFATAGTDKTVKIFDVVTFDLLSVLNLDFVPGCVCWVHPRGASLPLLAVSGESANDIHIFDGRGENPTPLHILSSIHRAPVVAMAFNNTYNCVVSADNKGMVEYWRPEGTFEKPDGLFDLKSSTDLFAFRKAKSSPVSITFSASGHQFATFSFPDRQVRIFDFPTGKLYRSYDESLTTLTEMQQAGTALQKLEEVEFGRRMAVERDLQNPVVAPKINVIFDESGHFVMYGSILGIKCINTFTNRVVKMFGKDEPFRALNLAIYQGQPQKKGVVTVSMAASANPLLQEAEERDPILACTGFAKVRFYLFTNEIEISKSTRDIQNEKPRHDRDAAQAAAAEKQAEMGTSAILHTTMGDIHLRLFPSVAPKAVENFVTHARNGYYNNTIFHRVIRKFMIQGGDPLGDGTGGESIWGGEFEDEFSSLKHDKPYTLSMANAGPNTNGSQFFITTEKTPWLDGHHTIFGRAVKGLDVVHRIENVKTHKEKPEVDVKIVSISVS, encoded by the exons ATGGCCGAAACAAACGCCGCTCCAGATGGACCTTCGAACAAGCGATCTCGGTCCCAGCTGGAGGAAGAGTCGCAAGAAAATG ACGAAGTGTCATCCTCAGAAGATGATTATGGCCCAGCCCTGCCCACGGCGCAGCCAAAGAAGAAGCGAAGGAAGCTGCCGTACGAGAAGCTCTACATTAATGCTCTGCCTGCATCACCGCGGTACTCAAAGTCGTTGATGCACAAGGAGCAGCTTTCTTTCGTCGTCGTTACACCTCAGACGGACTTTCTGATAACCAGCTCGATCGATGGAGTGGTCAAGTTTTGGAAGAAGATGGCGGTCAGCGTGGAGTTTGTCAAAGAATTCCGTGCTCACTTGGGCGAAATTAAGAGCGTCAATGCTAGCGCAGATGGTCGAAGCTTTGCCACGGCGGGCACGGATAAGACGGTGAAGATATTTGATGTTGTTACGTTCG ATCTTCTGTCTGTCCTCAATCTTGATTTCGTCCCCGGATGCGTCTGCTGGGTGCACCCTAGAGGGGCGTCATTGCCCCTCCTTGCTGTGTCCGGTGAATCGGCCAACGATATCCACATTTTCGACGGGCGAGGGGAGAACCCTACGCCCCTTCATATTTTGTCGTCCATCCATCGAGCTCCCGTCGTTGCCATGGCGTTTAATAATACCTATAACTGCGTCGTATCGGCCGATAACAAAGGCATGGTAGAGTATTGGCGTCCAGAAGGCACTTTTGAGAAACCCGATGGGCTATTCGATCTCAAATCTTCGACCGATCTATTCGCATTTAGAAAAGCCAAGTCGTCGCCTGTGTCCATCACGTTCTCCGCATCCGGCCATCAGTTTGCGACATTTTCTTTCCCTGACCGCCAAGTGCGAATATTCGACTTTCCGACGGGAAAGCTATACAGATCCTACGACGAGTCTCTCACGACTCTTACAGAGATGCAGCAAGCGGGCACAGCTTTACAGAAGCTGGAAGAAGTCGAGTTCGGTCGTCGAATGGCTGTCGAACGTGACCTCCAAAACCCCGTGGTTGCCCCAAAGATCAACGTGATATTCGATGAATCAGGGCACTTCGTGATGTACGGCTCCATACTAGGGATCAAATGCATCAACACTTTCACCAACCGAGTTGTAAAAATGTTTGGAAAGGATGAGCCGTTCCGCGCCCTTAACTTGGCCATCTATCAAGGCCAGCCGCAGAAAAAGGGCGTTGTCACCGTCTCCATGGCCGCCAGCGCCAATCCTCTCCTCCAAGAAGCCGAAGAACGTGACCCAATCCTGGCCTGTACGGGATTCGCCAAGGTCCGCTTTTACCTCTTCACCAACGAAATCGAAATCTCAAAATCAACACGAGACATACAAAACGAGAAGCCACGGCACGATCGGGACGCTGCTCAGGCCGCCGCGGCTGAAAAACAAGCTGAAATGGGCACTTCTGCCATCCTCCACACCACCATGGGCGACATCCATCTCCGGCTCTTTCCGTCCGTCGCGCCAAAGGCGGTAGAGAACTTCGTCACGCATGCTCGCAACGGGTATTATAACAACACCATCTTCCATCGGGTGATTCGCAAGTTCATGATCCAAGGCGGCGACCCGCTCGGTGACGGGACGGGTGGAGAGTCCATATGGGGAGGGGAGTTTGAGGATGAGTTTTCCTCGCTGAAGCACGATAAGCCGTATACATTGTCGATGGCGAACGCGGGGCCGAATACGAACGGGAGTCAGTTTTTCATCACGACGGAGAAGACGCCTTGGTTGGATGGACATCATACGATATTTGGCCGGGCTGTGAAGGGGTTGGATGTGGTGCATCGGATTGAGAATGTGAAAACGCATAAGGAGAAGCCGGAGGTGGATGTGAAGATCGTTAGTATCAGTGTTAGCTAG
- the CCT2 gene encoding T-complex protein 1 subunit beta (BUSCO:150469at4751~EggNog:ENOG410PH52~COG:O~BUSCO:5834at33183), producing the protein MSFNNPTQIFAEDVTEEKGEIARLSAFVGAIAVGDLVKSTLGPKGMDKILQSASTGEIMVTNDGATILKAIALDNAAAKVLVNISKVQDDEVGDGTTSVTVLAAELLREAEKLVEKKIHPQVIIDGYRIASKAALGALEQAAVDNSSDPVAFRKDLHSIARTTLSSKVLAQDRDHFASLACDAVLRLKGSTDLSHIQIIKKAGGKLSDSYLDEGFILDKKIGVNQPKRLENAKILVANTAMDTDKVKIFGARVKVDSTGKLAELEKAEKEKMKAKVDRIKAHGINCFVNRQLIYNWPEQLFADAGIVSIEHADFDGIERLALVTGGEIASTFDHPDQVKLGHCDLIEEVIIGEDTLIKFSGVAAGQACTIVLRGATEQLLDEAERSLHDALAVLSQTVKEPKVTLGGGCAEMIMSRAVEQTAQNTTGKKQLAVDAFAQALKQLPTILADNAGLDSSDLVTRLRQAINKGLMSSGLDLLTPGGGIANMRELGVVESYKLKRAVVSSASEAAELLLRVDNIIRSAPRKRERV; encoded by the exons ATG TCGTTCAACAACCCCACTCAAATCTTCGCGGAAGATGTGACGGAGGAGAAGGGTGAAATTGCCCGTCTCTCTGCTTTTGTCGGTGCCATCGCGGTGGGAGATTTGGTTAAGAGCACCTTGGGACCCAAGGGAATGGACAAGATCCTTCAATCCGC CTCGACAGGGGAAATTATGGTCACAAACGATGGAGCTACGATATTAAAAGCTATTGCATTAGATAACGCTGCTGCGAAAGTGCTGGTGAACATCTCTAAAGTACAGGATGACGAAGTTGGTGACGGTACGACGTCCGTGACCGTGCTCGCTGCAGAACTACTACGTGAAGCGGAGAAGCTCGTCGAAAAGAAGATTCACCCTCAGGTTATCATCGATGGGTATAGAATAGCCAGCAAGGCTGCTCTTGGGGCTCTGGAGCAAGCTGCTGTCGATAACAGCTCCGACCCGGTCGCCTTCCGAAAAGATTTACACTCGATCGCTCGAACAACCCTCAGCTCCAAGGTCCTCGCTCAGGATCGAGACCACTTTGCTAGTTTGGCCTGTGATGCAGTCTTAAGACTAAAAGGCTCAACCGATTTGAGCCATATCCAGATCATTAAGAAGGCGGGTGGCAAGCTGTCGGATTCATATCTCGACGAAGGTTTCATCCTCGACAAGAAGATCGGCGTCAATCAGCCGAAGAGGCTCGAAAATGCAAAGATCTTGGTTGCCAACACAGCAATGGACACAGACAAAGTCAAGATCTTTGGAGCAAGAGTCAAGGTCGACTCTACGGGGAAGCTTGCTGAGTTGGAGAAAGCTGAGAAGGAAAAGATGAAAGCCAAGGTGGACAGGATCAAGGCCCATGGCATTAACTGTTTTGTGAACCGACAGCTCATTTATAACTGGCCCGAACAATTGTTTGCGGATGCCGGGATTGTTTCCATCGAACACGCCGATTTCGATGGCATCGAGCGATTGGCCCTGGTGACTGGCGGAGAGATCGCCTCCACCTTTGACCACCCTGATCAGGTGAAGCTGGGCCACTGTGACCTCATCGAAGAAGTCATCATTGGTGAAGATACTCTCATTAAGTTCTCGGGAGTTGCCGCCGGGCAAGCCTGCACAATCGTCTTGCGGGGCGCCACCGAACAACTTCTTGACGAGGCAGAGAGATCCCTCCACGATGCCCTTGCCGTCCTATCGCAAACCGTGAAAGAGCCAAAGGTGACACTCGGCGGTGGCTGTGCGGAAATGATCATGTCTAGGGCCGTCGAGCAAACCGCCCAAAACACCACTGGCAAGAAGCAGCTCGCAGTTGACGCGTTTGCCCAAGCGCTCAAGCAGCTCCCCACCATCCTCGCCGACAACGCCGGCCTGGATTCAAGCGACCTTGTTACCCGACTAAGGCAGGCTATCAACAAGGGGTTGATGAGCTCCGGTTTGGATCTTCTTACTCCCGGTGGCGGCATTGCAAACATGCGCGAACTTGGCGTCGTCGAAAGTTATAAGCTAAAGAGGGCGGTTGTGTCTTCAGCATCAGAAGCTGCAGAG cTCCTCCTTCGTGTCGATAACATCATCCGAAGCGCCCCGCGCAAGAGAGAGCGCGTCTAG
- the IRE1 gene encoding bifunctional endoribonuclease/protein kinase ire1 (BUSCO:264038at4751~EggNog:ENOG410PFXN~COG:T~TransMembrane:1 (i310-328o)~BUSCO:643at33183), which translates to MLVDETPYSGSDPPVTYTARKETTLYTVDARTGAILRVFSSRGSTPPDQTCRRLNEFGSIDEGECESTGTLTLGRIEYTVTVQDTDSGLPICTIKYAEWAPNTRDADLQSQYFRTMDERHIYSMHDGVIFGFDHSKVDGRRYTQKFSSPVARVFDVARPLTMETPDTPLVLLAQPPPDDDYSATGIEGREARVFVNCTETGGWYAMSELSYPLVTGRAKRAEGYNARFHPKDKGLTSLSLSQQRAALVGVHSLARASNHFDRTVPSISGPPADRSNDTPRELVEEQPEKLPAPATPRINSVIIQKGWDNAVDIFVTIILLLIGAFVYLNSRNIQELAKQKLDLKNIISLDTPAPPATPTSILKRSPRQQPIDDLRPEPSELPAIEIEAEDSVSETVPVERSVTPRPATPFNEDPGAAETVDDNPSLLQPQGTPRVRIVENSNEDDVDEVDGPAARSPEKKSKARRGRRGGQAHKRRKKPAPANEEDQNPGDEATPRRNQVPSQSSLRAELSRTRTQSTEMLEADGSIRIGQLKVYTDTVLGHGSHGTVVYKGSFDGRHVAVKRMLVEFYDVAAHEVGLLQESDDHNNVIRYFCREQTAGFLYIALELCPASLQEIVERPWDYPTLITGDLALPDILRQITAGVRYLHSLKIVHRDLKPQNILVAAPKARRGSSVLRLLISDFGLCKKLEDNQSSFRATTAHAAGTSGWRAPELLVDDESPANPAMWSNNSMDSSEPAVVDPQTNRRATRAIDIFSLGCVFYYVLTRGGHPFDKDGKFMREANIVKGYHNLDELKRLGDYAFEAEDLIRKMLSLDPRSRPDATTVMIHPFFWSPAERLSFLCDVSDHFEFEPRDPPSPALKCLESVGGNVMYPDMDFLKSLPKDFKDSLGKQRKYTGSRMLDLLRALRNKRNHYNDMPEHLKAHIGGLPDGYLQFWTVRFPSLLINCHWVITKLNLMDTERFKRYFTPPE; encoded by the exons ATGCTCGTCGACGAGACCCCTTACTCCGGCTCCGATCCCCCCGTCACCTACACCGCCCGCAAGGAGACCACCCTCTACACCGTCGACGCCCGCACCGGCGCCATCCTCCGCGTCTTCAGCTCCCGCGGCTCCACCCCGCCCGACCAGACCTGCCGCCGCCTGAACGAGTTCGGCTCCATCGACGAGGGCGAGTGCGAGTCCACCGGCACCCTCACTCTCGGCCGCATCGAGTACACCGTCACCGTCCAGGACACCGACTCCGGACTGCCCATCTGCACCATCAAGTACGCCGAATGGGCCCCCAACACTCGCGACGCTGACCTCCAGAGCCAGTACTTCAGGACCATGGACGAACGCCACATCTACAGCATGCATGACGGCGTCATCTTCGGCTTCGACCACTCCAAGGTCGACGGCCGCCGCTACACTCAGAAGTTCTCCTCCCCCGTCGCCAGGGTCTTCGACGTCGCCCGCCCGCTGACCATGGAGACCCCCGACACCCCCCTCGTCCTCCTCGCACAACCACCCCCGGACGACGACTACAGCGCCACCGGCATCGAAGGCCGAGAGGCCCGCGTCTTCGTCAACTGCACCGAAACCGGCGGCTGGTACGCCATGTCCGAACTCAGCTACCCGCTCGTGACCGGTCGTGCCAAACGCGCAGAGGGTTACAACGCTCGATTCCACCCGAAGGATAAGGGTCTCACGAGCCTCAGTCTCTCCCAGCAGAGGGCCGCCCTCGTCGGAGTCCATTCTCTCGCCCGTGCCTCCAACCACTTCGATCGGACGGTGCCCAGCATCTCCGGTCCCCCGGCGGACCGCTCGAACGACACTCCTCGCGAGCTCGTGGAGGAGCAGCCCGAGAAGCTTCCCGCGCCGGCAACGCCACGCATCAACAGCGTCATCATCCAGAAGGGCTGGGACAACGCTGTGGATATCTTCGTCACCATAATCCTACTGCTCATCGGAGCCTTCGTCTACCTCAACAGTCGTAACATCCAGGAGCTCGCCAAGCAGAAACTCGACCTCAAGAACATCATCTCTCTGGATACACCAGCGCCACCAGCAACTCCTACGTCGATATTGAAACGGAGCCCCCGGCAGCAACCCATCGACGATCTACGTCCGGAGCCCTCTGAGCTGCCGGCGATCGAGATCGAGGCGGAAGATTCGGTGTCGGAAACCGTGCCCGTTGAACGCTCCGTCACTCCACGCCCCGCCACCCCATTCAACGAAGACCCCGGCGCCGCTGAGACCGTCGACGATAACCCTTCTCTCCTCCAGCCACAGGGCACTCCTCGTGTTAGAATAGTGGAAAATTCGAACGAAGACGACGTTGATGAGGTTGACGGGCCCGCCGCCAGATCTCCCGAGAAGAAAAGTAAAGCCAGGCGTGGTCGACGCGGCGGTCAAGCGCACAAGCGAAGGAAAAAGCCCGCACCCGCCAACGAGGAGGACCAGAACCCGGGAGACGAGGCAACCCCCCGCAGGAACCAGGTGCCATCGCAGTCATCGCTCCGCGCGGAGCTGTCGAGGACAAGGACACAGTCTACAGAAATGCTCGAGGCCGATGGATCGATCCGGATCGGCCAGCTCAAAGTTTACACCGACACCGTCCTCGGCCACGGGAGCCACGGAACGGTCGTGTACAAGGGTTCCTTTGACGGTCGCCATGTCGCCGTCAAGCGCATGCTTGTCGAGTTTTACGACGTTGCCGCCCACGAGGTCGGCCTGCTACAGGAGAGTGATGACCACAACAACGTTATCCGGTACTTCTGTCGCGAGCAGACCGCCGGATTCCTGTACATCGCGCTGGAGCTCTGCCCCGCCTCCCTGCAAGAGATCGTGGAAAGGCCGTGGGACTATCCGACTCTCATCACTGGCGATTTAGCACTGCCGGATATCCTTCGCCAGATCACCGCTGGTGTCCGCTATCTCCACTCCCTTAAGATCGTTCATCGTGATCTAAAACCGCAGAACATCCTGGTCGCCGCCCCAAAAGCGCGCCGCGGATCTAGCGTCCTTCGGTTGCTCATTTCAGACTTTGGTCTTTGCAAGAAACTAGAAGATAACCAGAGCTCGTTCAGGGCTACAACCGCTCATGCCGCTGGAACGTCTGGCTGGCGCGCTCCGGAGCTCCTCGTTGACGACGAGAGTCCGGCAAATCCCGCTATGTGGTCGAACAACAGCATGGATTCGTCAGAACCCGCCGTCGTAGACCCACAGACAAACCGTAGAGCAACCCGAGCCATTGATATCTTTTCTCTCGGTTGCGTCTTCTACTATGTCTTGACCCGTGGCGGCCACCCCTTTGACAAGGATGGCAAGTTCATGCGAGAAGCAAATATTGTCAAAGGATATCATAATCTGGATGAGCTGAAACGTCTTGGGGACTATGCTTTCGAGGCGGAGGACCTGATTAGAAAGATGCTCTCTCTCGATCCGCGTAGTCG GCCCGATGCCACCACAGTCATGATACACCCCTTCTTCTGGTCTCCGGCAGAGCGACTCAGTTTCCTATGCGATGTGTCCGACCATTTCGAATTCGAGCCGCGAGACCCGCCATCCCCCGCACTAAAGTGTCTCGAGTCCGTCGGCGGAAATGTCATGTATCCAGATATGGACTTCCTCAAATCCCTTCCCAAGGACTTCAAAGACAGCCTTGGCAAGCAACGAAAATACACTGGCAGTAGGATGCTCGACCTTCTGCGTGCACTCCGTAATAAACGCAATCACTATAACGATATGCCAGAGCACCTTAAGGCACATATCGGTGGCTTGCCAGATGGCTACCTGCAGTTTTGGACCGTGCGATTCCCCAGCTTGCTGATCAACTGTCATTGGGTGATCACGAAACTGAATCTGATGGATactgagagattcaagaggTATTTCACTCCTCCGGAGTAG